A genomic window from Silene latifolia isolate original U9 population chromosome 11, ASM4854445v1, whole genome shotgun sequence includes:
- the LOC141613078 gene encoding uncharacterized protein LOC141613078 — MTKWVWKLLFKPQCLWSRWVQNYVLKGRDIWSATATISQSWYWNNVVRMKDLLLDLTGNAGQALLMLESCSPQLKYSTAMYYNALRTRHDTVTWAPLVHGKGCHPKHSFTGVLLMHNTLPTTDQLVSRGIVMVNRCSLCKFQVEDLHHNFFSCGYSTKVLSIIANWLVINVGFTELQEVIQTFLSLRLSRKQQAGFMAMVYYIWKERNDRIFKGICTTPEMLCFKIRSHVNLRLFSS, encoded by the coding sequence ATGACTAAGTGGGTATGGAAGCTGCTGTTCAAACCTCAGTGTCTCTGGTCTAGATGGGTTCAGAATTATGTTCTTAAAGGGAGGGATATATGGTCTGCCACAGCTACTATATCTCAGTCTTGGTATTGGAATAATGTTGTTCGTATGAAGGATTTGCTCCTGGATTTGACAGGAAATGCTGGCCAAGCTCTGTTGATGCTGGAATCTTGTTCTCCTCAGCTTAAGTACAGTACTGCTATGTACTATAATGCTTTGAGAACGAGACATGATACTGTCACCTGGGCTCCTCTTGTTCATGGGAAAGGTTGTCACCCTAAACACTCTTTCACAGGGGTCTTGCTGATGCATAACACATTACCTACGACTGATCAACTGGTTTCCAGGGGGATTGTGATGGTTAACAGATGTTCTTTGTGTAAATTCCAGGTAGAGGATCTTCACCATAATTTCTTCTCCTGTGGCTATTCAACTAAGGTTCTTTCTATTATTGCTAACTGGTTGGTTATTAATGTTGGATTCACTGAGTTGCAGGAGGTCATCCAGACCTTCCTCTCACTGAGATTATCCAGGAAGCAGCAGGCAGGATTCATGGCTATGGTTTACTACATTTGGAAGGAACGAAATGACCGTATTTTTAAGGGGATTTGCACTACTCCTGAGATGCTCTGTTTTAAAATTCGTTCTCATGTAAACTTGCGTTTGTTTAGCTCTTAG